The following are encoded in a window of Aneurinibacillus migulanus genomic DNA:
- a CDS encoding ABC transporter substrate-binding protein, whose protein sequence is MKQLVRMFLLIFIVSFALMYVVSTLNSTQGYSGKNTLTIYNWGDYIDPDLIKQFEKESGIKVIYQTFDSNEAMMTKIAQGGTTFDVAVPSEYAISKMKEENLLLPLDHSKLPNLKYINPRFMDLSFDKKNTYSIPYFWGTVGIVYNPDMLDGKKPTSWNDLWDENLRNQILLVDGAREVIGMGLNSLHYSLNDTNEEHLQEAKQKLSTLTPNVKAIVGDEIKMLLANEEAAVGVVWSGDASEIMSENEKLDYVVPEEGSNLWFDNMVIPKTAKNLEGAHQFINFMLEPEHAAQNAEYVGYSTPNEKALEYLPEEIAGDERFYPDPEMTKKLEVYENLGKRMLSHYNELFLEFKMHKK, encoded by the coding sequence ATGAAACAGCTAGTTCGTATGTTTCTTTTGATTTTCATTGTTTCTTTTGCCCTAATGTATGTCGTTTCTACTCTGAATTCGACGCAAGGTTACTCAGGGAAAAATACGCTAACCATCTATAACTGGGGAGACTACATTGATCCGGACTTGATCAAGCAATTTGAAAAGGAGAGCGGCATTAAAGTCATTTACCAAACATTCGATTCAAACGAAGCTATGATGACAAAAATCGCTCAAGGAGGAACCACTTTCGATGTGGCGGTTCCTTCCGAATACGCGATTAGCAAAATGAAAGAAGAGAATCTGCTTCTTCCGCTGGATCATTCAAAGCTTCCGAATCTGAAGTATATTAATCCGCGCTTTATGGATCTATCATTCGACAAAAAGAATACATACTCGATTCCTTATTTCTGGGGTACTGTAGGAATCGTGTATAATCCCGACATGCTTGATGGTAAGAAACCGACAAGCTGGAATGATTTGTGGGATGAGAATTTGCGTAATCAAATCTTGCTTGTGGATGGTGCACGTGAGGTAATCGGCATGGGCTTAAATAGCCTCCATTATTCGTTAAATGATACGAACGAGGAGCACCTACAGGAAGCAAAACAAAAGCTCAGTACCCTTACACCTAACGTGAAAGCCATTGTTGGGGATGAGATTAAAATGCTTCTGGCGAACGAAGAGGCTGCGGTCGGGGTCGTCTGGTCCGGGGATGCTTCTGAGATTATGAGTGAAAATGAAAAACTTGATTATGTGGTGCCTGAGGAAGGATCGAACTTATGGTTTGATAATATGGTGATTCCAAAGACAGCAAAGAATCTGGAAGGTGCCCATCAATTTATTAACTTTATGCTGGAGCCAGAACATGCGGCACAAAACGCTGAGTACGTCGGCTATTCTACGCCGAATGAAAAGGCGCTAGAGTATTTGCCAGAAGAGATTGCCGGAGATGAGCGATTCTATCCAGATCCGGAAATGACTAAAAAGCTGGAAGTATATGAGAACCTCGGAAAAAGAATGCTTTCTCATTATAATGAGCTGTTTCTTGAATTTAAAATGCATAAAAAATAA
- a CDS encoding class I SAM-dependent DNA methyltransferase, with product MTNREMVQKLWNLCNVLRDDGITYHQYVTELTYLLFLKMMKETGQDYMIKEIYRWDSLISKDGIELKEHYRRLLLDLGKAENSLLKEIYTGAATHISEPRNLAKIIASIDALDWYSARQEGLGDLYEGLLEKNANEVKAGAGQYFTPRVLIDTIVKLINPKAGECCHDPAAGTFGFMIAADRHVRSQTANYCELSQDEVRFQKYKAFSGIELVKDTHRLATMNALLHDIHGELTLGDALSPQDDPLQKYDVILTNPPFGTKRGGEQTTRQDFTFPTSNKQLNFLQHIYQSLKANKKARAAVVLPDSVLFEGGVGTEIRRELMNKCNLHTILRLPTGIFYAQGIKTNVLFFTREKEEMGGTTEVWVYDLRTNMPSFGKRNPLTESHFDGFVQAYTADNRHAVEDERWNMFTREDIAKKGDSLDIGLIVDESLSTYGDLLDPIDSTEEAVDKLKQAISLLNEVIAELKSVEEPTSRLRACPQEMRVAVTSGVISSE from the coding sequence ATGACAAACCGGGAAATGGTACAAAAACTTTGGAATTTATGTAATGTGCTACGGGATGACGGAATTACGTATCATCAGTACGTTACGGAATTAACCTACTTGTTATTCCTAAAAATGATGAAAGAGACCGGACAGGATTATATGATCAAAGAAATATATCGTTGGGATTCTCTAATATCAAAAGACGGCATTGAATTGAAAGAGCATTACCGACGATTATTGCTTGACTTGGGGAAGGCTGAAAATTCCCTGTTAAAAGAAATTTATACTGGTGCGGCAACACATATTAGCGAGCCGAGGAATCTGGCAAAAATCATTGCATCGATTGATGCTCTCGATTGGTATAGTGCAAGGCAGGAAGGCCTGGGAGATCTATATGAAGGGTTACTAGAGAAGAATGCGAATGAGGTGAAGGCAGGTGCAGGCCAATATTTCACCCCGCGCGTACTCATCGATACGATCGTCAAACTGATAAATCCAAAAGCGGGCGAGTGTTGTCATGACCCTGCAGCAGGCACATTCGGCTTTATGATAGCAGCGGACCGTCATGTTCGTAGTCAAACAGCTAATTATTGTGAGCTATCCCAGGATGAAGTGCGATTTCAGAAGTATAAAGCGTTCTCCGGCATTGAACTTGTAAAGGATACGCACCGGTTAGCGACGATGAACGCGCTACTGCATGATATTCATGGTGAACTTACCCTGGGAGATGCACTTTCCCCCCAAGACGATCCCTTACAAAAATATGATGTTATTCTCACGAATCCTCCTTTCGGTACGAAAAGGGGTGGAGAACAGACGACGCGGCAGGACTTTACATTTCCAACGTCAAACAAACAATTGAACTTTTTGCAGCATATTTATCAGTCGCTAAAAGCAAACAAAAAAGCACGTGCAGCCGTCGTTTTACCTGATAGTGTGCTGTTTGAAGGCGGCGTAGGTACAGAGATACGACGTGAACTGATGAATAAGTGTAATCTGCATACTATTTTGCGATTGCCGACAGGTATTTTCTATGCACAAGGTATAAAGACAAACGTCTTATTCTTTACTCGCGAGAAGGAAGAGATGGGCGGTACAACTGAAGTATGGGTATATGACCTGCGGACGAATATGCCTTCGTTCGGAAAACGAAATCCGCTAACAGAAAGTCATTTTGACGGGTTTGTTCAGGCGTATACAGCTGATAATCGCCATGCGGTTGAAGATGAGCGCTGGAATATGTTTACGCGGGAAGATATTGCGAAAAAAGGCGACAGCCTTGATATCGGACTGATTGTCGATGAGTCGCTGTCCACCTACGGCGATTTGCTTGATCCGATTGATTCGACGGAGGAGGCAGTAGATAAGCTGAAACAGGCGATTTCTTTATTGAATGAAGTAATTGCCGAATTGAAATCGGTAGAGGAGCCGACCTCGCGTCTGAGGGCTTGCCCACAAGAAATGAGAGTTGCTGTAACCTCCGGGGTGATAAGCAGTGAGTAA
- a CDS encoding FecCD family ABC transporter permease — MQKLWLQLILLSLTGILLLTVTLAVMLGPVPISPLTVWKIILSHLPFIGDRIEPDWSKAQENIIWGIRLPRVLLGAIAGAGLAVVGVAIQALVRNSLADPYILGVSSGASVAATLVILFGAFSFLGQYALSIGAFLGALSSIAVVYILAQVGGRMNATRLLLAGVSVSMILSAVTSFIVMIAPNEKGIRDAMFWMMGSFSGAKWGNLTIPGFVVLVGFVFLLVQHRSLNALLMGEETATTLGINTDAFRKLLVIVLSLLTGAMVAVSGSIGFIGLIIPHMARFAVGSDHRRVLPVSALFGAIMAIWADVFARLVLAPQELPVGVVTALCGGPFFIWLLRRSAYSFGGGNR, encoded by the coding sequence ATGCAAAAGCTGTGGTTGCAGCTTATTCTTCTATCGCTTACCGGAATCCTTCTATTAACGGTAACGTTGGCAGTTATGCTCGGCCCTGTCCCCATTTCTCCCCTGACAGTGTGGAAGATTATATTATCACACCTTCCGTTCATTGGAGATAGGATCGAGCCAGATTGGAGTAAGGCGCAAGAAAATATTATTTGGGGCATTCGGCTTCCGCGTGTACTATTGGGAGCCATAGCTGGAGCTGGTCTTGCTGTCGTCGGAGTGGCGATTCAGGCATTAGTGCGTAATTCGCTCGCTGATCCGTATATCCTTGGCGTCTCCTCCGGTGCGTCTGTTGCGGCTACATTGGTCATCCTTTTCGGAGCTTTCTCGTTTCTGGGGCAGTATGCTTTATCGATCGGGGCCTTTCTTGGAGCTCTTTCTTCCATAGCTGTTGTATATATCCTTGCCCAGGTTGGAGGCAGGATGAATGCTACGCGTTTGCTTCTGGCGGGAGTATCCGTATCGATGATTTTGTCTGCTGTTACTAGCTTTATTGTGATGATAGCACCGAATGAGAAGGGAATTCGGGACGCTATGTTTTGGATGATGGGTAGCTTCTCCGGAGCAAAATGGGGGAATCTCACCATACCGGGTTTTGTCGTACTTGTCGGATTTGTGTTTTTGCTGGTACAACATCGTTCACTGAATGCTCTGCTAATGGGGGAGGAAACAGCTACAACACTCGGTATAAACACGGATGCCTTTCGAAAGCTATTGGTTATCGTCCTCTCGCTTTTAACAGGTGCGATGGTTGCTGTGAGCGGCTCCATCGGATTTATCGGCTTAATCATTCCTCATATGGCACGTTTCGCCGTTGGTTCTGACCATAGGCGGGTTCTACCGGTAAGCGCATTGTTTGGGGCAATTATGGCGATTTGGGCAGACGTATTTGCCCGGTTGGTGCTAGCTCCTCAGGAATTACCGGTTGGAGTAGTAACGGCATTGTGTGGCGGACCGTTTTTCATCTGGTTACTTAGGCGGAGCGCTTATTCTTTTGGAGGAGGAAATCGATAA
- a CDS encoding helix-turn-helix transcriptional regulator, with product MNRTDRLLAIMLELRTRDFCRAEDLAEKFETCKRTIYRDMQALSESGVPLTAVPGKGYSLMEGYFLPPIRLKPEEAMTLLLGSGYVEQNLDGEFRQHARTAQEKLEAVLPASQQEEVIRLKETVRFLPGSFFPEAQAYADYESKLVSLRTAIMGKRTVSFGYRKKFEQNNLQSGRRTVHPYGLVNISGIWYLVAYCLLRKDIRHFRLERMDGLICEAETFEKLDGFELQKYIPDQDMPFSIHVIFDASVQDRVMETRYFYLHTYKMKEDGLHVTLQVRQAEEVFHWLLSWGSKVKVIEPQSLADRIREEAEAMLGIRQKSIESC from the coding sequence ATGAATCGAACGGATAGGTTGTTGGCGATTATGCTGGAGCTGAGAACGCGTGATTTCTGTCGGGCAGAGGATTTGGCGGAGAAGTTCGAGACATGTAAGCGCACGATATACCGGGATATGCAAGCGTTAAGCGAATCAGGTGTTCCCCTCACGGCAGTACCAGGAAAAGGATACTCTCTGATGGAGGGATACTTTCTTCCGCCTATCCGTTTAAAGCCGGAAGAAGCGATGACCCTGCTGCTTGGAAGTGGTTATGTTGAACAAAATCTGGATGGGGAGTTTCGGCAGCATGCGCGAACGGCGCAGGAGAAACTGGAAGCAGTCTTGCCTGCTAGTCAACAAGAAGAAGTAATTCGTCTCAAGGAGACCGTGCGATTCCTTCCAGGTTCCTTTTTTCCGGAAGCCCAAGCATACGCGGATTATGAAAGTAAATTGGTTTCTTTACGTACAGCTATTATGGGGAAGCGGACGGTTTCTTTTGGCTATAGAAAAAAATTTGAGCAGAATAATTTGCAATCTGGGAGACGGACGGTTCATCCGTACGGATTGGTTAATATCTCGGGTATCTGGTACCTAGTGGCGTATTGCCTGTTGAGAAAGGATATTCGTCATTTTCGTCTGGAACGGATGGACGGACTCATATGTGAAGCAGAAACATTCGAAAAACTGGATGGCTTTGAGTTGCAAAAGTACATACCCGACCAGGATATGCCGTTCTCTATTCATGTCATATTTGATGCATCAGTGCAGGATAGAGTGATGGAAACACGTTATTTCTACCTCCATACATACAAGATGAAAGAGGACGGTCTGCATGTCACACTTCAGGTACGGCAAGCAGAAGAGGTATTCCATTGGTTGTTAAGCTGGGGCAGTAAGGTGAAAGTTATCGAGCCACAATCTCTTGCGGATAGGATTAGAGAAGAGGCTGAAGCGATGCTTGGAATTAGACAAAAAAGTATAGAAAGCTGCTGA
- a CDS encoding ABC transporter substrate-binding protein: MKMIHKFSLIPVCLLIMIILSSCSSTGDSSQFTHVTENKVAAKDTKPYEKVVINNMGQTVTFTEPPKRAVTLNQHVTEIMLALGLQNSMVGTAYLDDKILPELQNAYSKIPVLSDKYPSKEVFMAAEPDFAYAGWKSAFTEKSLGTVQELSESGIKTYVQESSTMAAPDLEDVYKDIHTIGRIFNVESKANEVIGKMKQDIEQITKRIGPIEKPLAVFIYDNGEDIAKTAANNYMTKLISMAGGKNIFDDIQQGWADVSWEEVVNRNPEVIVIVDYGNKTVEQKRDLLLAKKELSNISAIKNKRFITLPLSAVSEGIRAPYALEMLAKGFYPDKFKE; the protein is encoded by the coding sequence ATGAAAATGATACATAAGTTTTCCCTTATACCTGTATGTTTGCTCATAATGATTATCTTATCTTCCTGCAGTAGTACGGGGGACAGCTCCCAGTTCACTCATGTGACTGAGAATAAGGTGGCCGCGAAGGATACCAAGCCTTACGAAAAAGTGGTCATAAATAATATGGGACAGACGGTGACCTTTACTGAGCCTCCGAAACGAGCAGTTACGTTGAATCAGCATGTAACTGAAATTATGCTTGCTTTGGGATTACAAAACTCCATGGTAGGTACTGCCTATCTCGACGATAAAATCCTGCCGGAGCTTCAGAATGCTTACTCGAAAATTCCTGTGCTGTCAGACAAGTACCCTTCCAAGGAAGTATTTATGGCGGCAGAGCCTGATTTCGCCTATGCTGGTTGGAAAAGCGCCTTTACAGAGAAGTCATTAGGAACGGTTCAAGAATTATCGGAAAGTGGAATTAAGACATACGTTCAGGAATCTTCTACTATGGCAGCACCTGATTTAGAGGATGTTTACAAAGATATTCATACCATCGGACGGATTTTTAACGTCGAGTCCAAAGCAAACGAAGTCATTGGCAAGATGAAGCAGGACATCGAACAGATTACAAAGCGAATCGGCCCGATTGAAAAGCCGCTTGCCGTTTTTATTTATGACAATGGAGAAGATATAGCCAAAACCGCAGCGAATAACTATATGACGAAGCTTATAAGCATGGCAGGCGGGAAGAATATATTTGATGACATACAGCAGGGGTGGGCTGATGTAAGCTGGGAGGAAGTTGTAAACCGCAATCCAGAGGTTATTGTAATTGTTGATTATGGGAATAAAACAGTAGAGCAAAAAAGAGACCTGCTGCTTGCCAAAAAGGAGCTTTCCAATATTTCTGCGATTAAAAATAAAAGATTCATTACCCTGCCTCTCTCGGCAGTATCTGAGGGTATCCGAGCGCCTTATGCATTAGAAATGCTAGCAAAGGGATTCTATCCTGATAAGTTTAAAGAGTAA
- a CDS encoding GNAT family N-acetyltransferase, producing the protein MVSESTNIELLSLFSAQQLLYPLHSGLTCFGGPDEQYSRLQGLLAEPYTQVCIAIHEEEVIGYATLLSPEPVERWSLLSYVRVMGVLEVSPPYRGQQIARSILQRLFRDDEDIERRIVLAFEYYWHWDLKNSGLDVYEYKSMLKQLLMSSGMEEVYPDDPDIHAHAANFAMARIGREISTEQMQRFFYMVNPRIW; encoded by the coding sequence ATGGTAAGCGAAAGTACGAACATTGAGTTGCTTTCCTTATTTTCAGCGCAACAATTGCTGTATCCGCTTCATTCTGGCTTAACATGTTTCGGCGGGCCTGATGAACAGTATTCTCGTCTACAGGGATTGCTTGCAGAGCCGTATACACAGGTCTGCATCGCCATTCATGAAGAAGAGGTGATTGGGTACGCTACGCTTTTGTCGCCTGAACCTGTGGAGCGGTGGTCTTTATTGTCTTATGTTCGTGTGATGGGAGTTCTGGAGGTGTCCCCTCCTTATCGTGGCCAGCAGATCGCCCGCTCTATTCTGCAACGGTTGTTCCGTGATGACGAGGACATCGAGAGAAGGATCGTGCTTGCTTTCGAATATTACTGGCACTGGGATTTGAAGAATAGCGGGTTGGATGTGTATGAGTATAAAAGTATGCTCAAGCAGCTACTCATGTCTTCGGGAATGGAGGAGGTATATCCAGACGATCCTGACATTCATGCCCATGCTGCCAATTTTGCCATGGCGCGTATCGGTCGAGAGATATCAACTGAACAAATGCAACGTTTCTTCTATATGGTAAACCCACGGATATGGTAA
- a CDS encoding ABC transporter ATP-binding protein, with protein sequence MMLTMEDVSFSVLQKPIIRDISLRVSTGQFVGIIGPNGSGKSTLLKTLYRVLQPDEGMIELDKQDLHRLPSRYVFQRMAVVSQETSQTFDFSVEEMVAMGRTPHKRTFESDTDEDRTIVEQALVRVGMKEYAERSFMSLSGGEKQRVLIARALTQQAEVIILDEPTNHLDIRYQLQLLDLLKNLGITVLASLHDLNLASVYCDYLYVMQDGQIVAKGTPEDVLTREVVREVFEVETDIMIHPATGKPHVTFLSERIRTNTEHRFKE encoded by the coding sequence ATAATGCTGACAATGGAAGACGTCTCCTTTAGTGTACTGCAAAAGCCGATTATCCGAGATATTTCTCTTCGAGTTTCCACAGGACAATTCGTCGGCATTATTGGACCGAATGGCAGTGGCAAGTCAACGCTGTTAAAAACATTGTACCGCGTTTTGCAGCCGGATGAAGGTATGATTGAACTGGACAAGCAGGACTTGCATCGGTTGCCTTCCAGATATGTCTTTCAAAGAATGGCGGTAGTCAGTCAGGAGACATCCCAGACGTTTGATTTTTCGGTTGAGGAAATGGTGGCGATGGGACGTACGCCACATAAGCGGACATTTGAATCGGATACGGATGAAGATCGAACGATTGTGGAGCAGGCGTTGGTTCGCGTTGGTATGAAAGAATATGCAGAACGGAGCTTCATGAGCTTATCGGGAGGAGAAAAGCAACGTGTCCTTATCGCAAGGGCTCTTACTCAGCAGGCGGAAGTCATCATTCTCGATGAACCGACGAACCACCTGGATATTCGCTACCAGCTTCAATTGCTAGATCTACTTAAGAATCTTGGTATTACAGTTCTGGCATCTTTGCATGATCTGAATCTTGCATCGGTCTATTGTGACTATTTATATGTCATGCAGGATGGACAGATTGTAGCAAAAGGAACACCGGAGGATGTATTGACCAGAGAAGTGGTGAGAGAGGTATTTGAGGTGGAAACCGACATTATGATTCATCCCGCAACTGGGAAGCCACATGTAACCTTTTTATCTGAGCGAATCCGAACGAATACAGAGCATCGCTTTAAAGAATAG
- a CDS encoding ABC transporter permease — MKRNGKLSNIYLFIVFIILYAPIFYLMYYSFNSGGSMHDFEGFTLEWYKEVFQDTRLLIIVLNTFVIALLSAAISTILGVLGALAIMYVRRRQVKNTLLTLNNVLIVSPDVIIGASFLILFTIIGIKLGFTSVLLSHIAFSVPIVVIMVLPKLQEMSPTLIDAARDLGASRWDVLSKVILPFITPGIFAGFFMALTYSLDDFAVTFFVTGNGFSTLSVEIYSRARQGISLSVNALSTLLFLFTIVLVIGYYFINQKGSRAKGMGVRK, encoded by the coding sequence ATGAAAAGAAATGGAAAGCTCTCGAATATTTACCTGTTCATCGTCTTTATCATCTTATACGCTCCGATTTTCTATTTAATGTACTATTCCTTTAACAGTGGCGGCTCTATGCATGATTTTGAGGGCTTTACACTTGAGTGGTATAAAGAGGTGTTCCAGGACACACGTTTATTGATTATCGTTTTGAATACGTTTGTTATCGCGCTTCTATCGGCAGCTATCTCCACCATTTTAGGCGTGCTGGGAGCTCTGGCGATTATGTACGTCAGAAGGCGACAAGTAAAAAATACGCTGCTTACGCTAAATAACGTGCTGATTGTAAGTCCTGACGTTATTATCGGGGCTTCTTTCTTAATTTTATTTACTATTATCGGAATTAAGCTTGGATTCACTTCGGTGCTGCTTTCCCATATCGCATTCAGTGTACCAATTGTAGTCATTATGGTATTGCCGAAATTACAGGAGATGAGTCCGACGCTGATTGATGCGGCACGAGATCTGGGGGCAAGCCGCTGGGATGTTCTATCCAAGGTTATTCTGCCCTTTATTACTCCAGGGATTTTTGCCGGGTTCTTTATGGCTCTTACGTATTCGCTCGATGATTTTGCAGTGACCTTCTTCGTTACGGGGAATGGCTTCTCTACATTGTCTGTCGAGATTTATTCACGGGCACGGCAAGGGATTTCTTTATCGGTTAATGCTTTATCCACGCTCCTGTTCTTATTTACCATTGTGCTTGTGATCGGCTATTACTTTATTAATCAGAAAGGCAGCCGAGCAAAAGGAATGGGGGTTAGAAAATGA
- a CDS encoding LCP family protein gives MSIKKIFFSFLLLAIFSVFAAFGYYVYAFQSFSKNINHDSHTSTSLPEWQGEEPVNILLMGADTRDGEDAGRSDSIMLLHINPVNGQAYLFSILRDSWIKIPGHKSNRINTAFALGGPELMAQSVEKLTGLPIHYYLTTDFQGFEKVVDALGGIDLYVEKDMEYYLYENNGYYDIVLKQGQQHLDGRKALQYVRFRHDATGDYTRTERQRKFLKALAEKAKNGTTVFKVPKILEEISPYLTTNMDSHDMLRLASLAYKVQWSELNTGQIPPSSILKEKTIRGAKVIDPKIEKTKKYLQELLHIKSEDESL, from the coding sequence ATGAGCATAAAAAAGATATTCTTTTCCTTCCTACTGCTCGCCATTTTCAGTGTTTTTGCCGCCTTCGGCTATTATGTATACGCTTTTCAATCTTTCTCGAAGAACATCAACCATGATTCGCATACATCTACGTCTCTTCCTGAATGGCAAGGCGAAGAGCCTGTAAATATCCTGCTCATGGGAGCGGATACGAGAGACGGAGAGGACGCTGGCCGCTCCGATTCTATCATGCTACTCCATATCAATCCTGTTAACGGTCAAGCTTATTTGTTCTCCATTCTACGCGATTCGTGGATAAAGATACCGGGCCACAAATCGAACCGGATTAATACGGCTTTCGCACTGGGAGGCCCGGAGCTTATGGCCCAATCCGTAGAAAAGCTAACCGGTCTGCCGATTCATTATTACCTTACTACTGATTTTCAGGGCTTCGAAAAAGTTGTAGATGCGCTTGGAGGCATTGATTTGTATGTAGAGAAAGATATGGAGTATTACTTATATGAGAACAACGGATATTATGACATTGTTTTAAAGCAAGGCCAACAACACCTGGACGGACGTAAAGCACTACAGTACGTACGGTTCCGCCACGATGCAACAGGAGACTATACACGTACAGAACGTCAGCGCAAATTCTTAAAGGCACTTGCCGAGAAAGCCAAAAACGGTACAACCGTTTTTAAGGTACCAAAAATTCTGGAGGAAATCTCTCCATATCTTACAACCAATATGGATTCGCACGATATGCTTCGCTTGGCTTCCCTTGCTTATAAAGTACAGTGGAGTGAATTGAACACGGGACAAATCCCGCCATCGTCTATATTAAAGGAGAAAACGATCCGCGGAGCTAAGGTTATTGATCCGAAAATCGAGAAAACAAAGAAGTACCTACAGGAGCTATTGCATATAAAGTCAGAGGACGAATCACTATAA
- a CDS encoding restriction endonuclease subunit S, protein MSKARKIIEEKWEDAWLPEEERPYEVPENWAWFRLGSLVNIKAGKKDASHGNKEGAYPFFTCAAAPIRSDTYSFEGEAVLLPGNGANVGLVLYYNGKFEAYQRTYVLTSEKVSMKYVYYHLLLEWNRHNKDKQFGSTTNYIKLANIQDYKLPLAPPGEQKRIVKKVERLFVKVEEAAQIIEEVRESVELRRASILDRAFRGELNTNLSEEKSVLETVGQWIKAEPVSENTQPYHIPKNWAWLRLKDFLPPMVSRDPAKLHCKEFLYIDIDSIDNRKFTIKEPKLIDVSEAPNRARRAVHQGDVIISLVRPYLMNVAQVLSDDPALVASTAFYVCRKNKVVQADYLYYYLLAPSVTNELNIRAKGHNAPSVRNKEFLELKIPVPPVEEQERIAKKIAKLLNALSQEVHIISEVEEKLDTVKQGILNKAFRGELGTDETERGSEEKR, encoded by the coding sequence GTGAGTAAGGCTCGAAAGATCATTGAAGAAAAGTGGGAAGACGCATGGCTTCCAGAAGAAGAAAGACCATATGAAGTGCCCGAGAATTGGGCATGGTTTCGCCTAGGCTCCCTTGTGAACATAAAAGCAGGGAAAAAGGATGCAAGCCATGGGAACAAGGAAGGGGCGTATCCTTTTTTTACCTGTGCAGCTGCTCCTATCAGAAGCGATACGTATTCATTTGAAGGTGAAGCGGTTTTGCTGCCGGGTAACGGGGCAAATGTAGGGTTAGTTTTATATTATAATGGAAAATTCGAAGCATACCAGCGTACGTACGTGTTAACAAGCGAAAAGGTCTCTATGAAGTACGTATACTATCATCTGTTACTTGAATGGAACCGGCATAATAAAGATAAACAATTTGGTTCTACGACGAACTATATTAAGCTAGCAAACATACAGGACTATAAGCTACCTCTCGCTCCTCCAGGTGAACAAAAACGAATTGTAAAGAAGGTGGAGAGACTTTTTGTGAAAGTGGAAGAGGCAGCGCAAATAATTGAGGAAGTAAGAGAGTCGGTGGAACTTCGCCGGGCGTCTATTTTAGATCGGGCATTTCGGGGAGAGCTGAATACGAATCTGTCAGAAGAGAAGAGTGTACTTGAGACTGTCGGACAATGGATAAAAGCGGAACCGGTTTCGGAAAATACACAGCCATATCATATACCGAAAAATTGGGCTTGGCTCCGCCTGAAAGACTTCTTACCACCGATGGTATCGCGCGATCCAGCGAAGCTGCATTGTAAAGAGTTTCTATATATAGATATCGATTCGATTGACAACCGTAAGTTTACAATAAAAGAACCGAAGTTAATTGATGTATCTGAGGCACCGAACAGAGCTAGGAGAGCCGTACATCAGGGAGATGTTATCATCTCTCTGGTACGTCCGTATCTCATGAACGTTGCACAAGTGCTATCAGATGATCCGGCGCTGGTCGCCTCAACGGCATTTTATGTATGCAGGAAAAACAAGGTCGTCCAGGCGGACTATCTGTATTATTATTTGCTGGCACCTTCTGTGACGAATGAGTTAAATATAAGGGCGAAGGGGCATAACGCTCCTTCGGTCAGAAATAAAGAGTTTCTAGAGCTGAAAATACCAGTGCCACCGGTAGAGGAACAAGAACGAATCGCAAAGAAAATAGCGAAGCTACTGAATGCTTTGAGTCAAGAGGTGCATATTATCTCAGAAGTTGAAGAAAAGTTGGACACCGTAAAGCAGGGGATTCTTAACAAAGCTTTTCGCGGGGAGCTTGGAACCGACGAGACAGAGAGGGGAAGCGAGGAGAAACGATGA